One segment of Oreochromis niloticus isolate F11D_XX linkage group LG8, O_niloticus_UMD_NMBU, whole genome shotgun sequence DNA contains the following:
- the tob1b gene encoding protein Tob1b, translated as MQLEIQVALNFIISYLYNKLPRRRVNIFGEELERQLKKKYEGHWYPDKPYKGSGFRCIHVGEKVDPVVEQAAKESGLDIEDVRNNLPQDLSVWIDPFEVSYQIGEKGPVKVLYVDDNNENGSELDKEIKNSFNPEAQVFMPISDPVGASSESSSPSPPFGQSAAVSPSFMPRSTQPLTFTTATFAATKFGSTKMKSSGRSNGNSGSSSKVARTSPTNNLGLNVNTLLKQKAISTSMHSLYGLGLSQQQQQQKASALSPNAKEFVFPSLQGQSSPGAVFPGEGSLGLGPLQYNNAFDMFAAYGSLNDKSLMDGLNFSLSNMQYSNQQFQPVMAN; from the coding sequence ATGCAGCTTGAAATTCAAGTAGCCCTCAACTTTATTATTTCCTATTTATACAACAAACTCCCTCGACGACGAGTGAATATCTTTGGCGAAGAGCTTGAGAGACAGCTGAAGAAAAAATATGAAGGCCACTGGTATCCGGATAAGCCATACAAAGGGTCGGGGTTCAGGTGCATCCATGTAGGGGAGAAGGTGGACCCCGTGGTGGAGCAGGCAGCCAAAGAGAGCGGGCTGGACATCGAAGACGTCCGGAATAATCTTCCTCAGGACCTTAGCGTGTGGATTGACCCGTTTGAGGTTTCCTACCAGATCGGGGAAAAGGGACCGGTTAAGGTGCTATACGTGGATGATAACAATGAAAATGGGTCCGAGTTGGACAAGGAGATCAAGAACAGCTTTAATCCTGAGGCCCAGGTCTTCATGCCAATCAGCGACCCTGTCGGGGCTTCTTCAGAGTCCAGCTCCCCCTCCCCTCCTTTTGGGCAGTCTGCTGCTGTAAGCCCATCTTTTATGCCACGCTCCACCCAGCCCTTAACCTTCACCACTGCCACCTTCGCCGCCACCAAATTTGGCTCCACTAAGATGAAGAGCAGCGGACGCAGTAACGGCAACAGCGGCAGTAGCAGCAAGGTGGCCCGCACCTCCCCTACCAACAACCTGGGTCTGAATGTCAACACCCTATTGAAGCAGAAAGCCATCTCCACCTCCATGCACTCGTTGTACGGGCTCGGCCTGagtcaacagcagcagcagcagaaagcctctgctctctctcccaACGCCAAGGAGTTTGTGTTCCCCAGCCTCCAgggccagtccagccctggagCCGTGTTCCCCGGGGAGGGCTCCCTGGGGCTTGGCCCACTGCAGTACAACAATGCCTTTGACATGTTTGCAGCCTACGGAAGCCTCAACGACAAGTCTCTTATGGATGGCCTCAACTTCAGTCTGAGCAACATGCAGTATTCTAACCAGCAATTCCAGCCAGTCATGGCTAACTAA